The following coding sequences are from one Stigmatopora nigra isolate UIUO_SnigA chromosome 10, RoL_Snig_1.1, whole genome shotgun sequence window:
- the LOC144203233 gene encoding zinc finger E-box-binding homeobox 2, with protein MTEESRGKRRKQANPRRSRVDAVVGSPGSEGEDEVDLWGAEPRCYRESPDKTSRTPSEATEEPGSPALSDGRKFWAQVEPESEATDDGGGGGGGDGAAFATDGEGEQGSLRMHCRSSDSNVDLDDLAHYDFLAKLRNASTSGSLLDHLGRNGTNAVHRLQGGGSGPHEDLPPAMWSPGVQHLSPEGGADTRRRLQACPFCQRTYQHGASLRDHIKYCQERDRAHMACPFCGYTAPHRAQLEQHLALHQVQDKSAVTLNQAVETRKFKCLQCGKAFKYKHHLKEHLRIHSGEKPYECANCKKRFSHSGSYSSHLSSKKCLGIGGTSFNGHSQNSYQHSYLTSPSSRRERNLKGSPLAMQVQESTKLSTGRKPEDPSQHLVQDYSFRTSELASLCSSSAELSLRASILKGTTLLPYLESGSKFEQMLQEMLHREVKKYEDIDRNGDGPDSKVSPDQRDETPTRQTGVLGVPCRWCSQVFPNVVVLLQHERYHCKMNRENMDATEGLHNKDHHFPPLFLPRSEMAKHNNVTNGASGNESPVRKWLSVPQQLLVGLRSPHENLDSSNQENGSPSQTPELSSPHTRRRLPSLGSTLGLDLSGPPTERSTPPNRSQNEPLDLSVRKQFPDQRNGVSAKREKMEERNKRPNRQSPNPFSDQSLHPHPIYRAHGTSMFPGSLYNGFPFFSQSALGFSGHDGIGHLSFNQSPISPGFLSPLAYMVEAESEATLKKLHQERQALMGEVLNRGALDYLSMMDETLEGEGVLGRKRLKKTEEGLYACDICEKTFQKSSSLLRHKYEHTGKRPYECKVCNKAFKHKHHLIEHSRLHSGEKPYQCDKCGKRFSHSGSYSQHMNHRYAYCSKDQDQDQDQDHNDLHRETITLSAEDTQTPKSFLSDASLDGASEAPKEDEEDPDKRPRGEPVSQETPLDGAEVWDHRPQVKNEDLEKCELSLDITDLPQIQS; from the exons TGGATGCGGTGGTGGGTTCACCGGGGTCCGAGGGAGAAGATGAGGTGGACCTTTGGGGGGCGGAGCCCCGATGCTACCGGGAAAGCCCGGATAAAACTAGCCGCACCCCCAGCGAAGCTACGGAGGAGCCCGGAAGCCCCGCCCTGTCCGACGGTAGAAAATTCTGGGCCCAGGTGGAGCCGGAATCCGAGGCCAcagacgacggcggcggcggcggtggcggcgatgGCGCCGCTTTTGCCACCGACGGGGAGGGGGAGCAAGGATCACTAAGGATGCACT GTAGGAGCTCCGACTCCAACGTGGATTTGGACGACTTGGCTCATTACGATTTCCTCGCCAAGCTAAGAAACGCCTCCACTTCCGGCAGCCTTTTAGACCACTTGGGGCGCAACGGCACAAACGCCGTCCACCGTCTGCAGGGCGGCGGTAGTGGGCCACACGAGGACCTGCCCCCTGCCATGTGGTCCCCGGGAGTTCAGCATTTATCACCTGAAGGGGGAGCAG ATACCAGAAGAAGGTTGCAAGCTTGCCCTTTTTGCCAAAGAACTTACCAACATGGAGCTTCTCTAAGGGACCACATCAAATACTGCCAGGAGAGGGATCGGGCCCATATGGCGTGCCCTTTTTGCGGGTATACTGCCCCCCATAGGGCGCAGTTGGAGCAACATTTGGCACTTCACCAAGTGCAGGACAAG agTGCCGTCACTTTGAATCAGGCTGTGGAGACCAGGAAGTTCAAATGTCTGCAGTGTGGAAAGGCCTTCAAGTATAAACATCACCTGAAGGAGCATCTCCGCATTCATAGTG GAGAAAAACCCTACGAGTGTGCCAACTGCAAGAAACGTTTCTCTCACTCGGGTTCCTACAGTTCCCACCTTAGCAGCAAAAAGTGCCTTGGAATTGGAGGAACAAGCTTTAACGGACATAGCCAAAACTCCTACCAGCACTCCTATCTCACATCTCCATCTTCCAGACGAGAGAGAAACCTTAAGGGCTCACCTTTAGCAATGCAAGTCCAAGAAAGTACTAAACTCTCCACAGGAAGAAAACCAGAGGATCCTTCCCAACATTTAGTCCAGGATTACAGCTTCCGGACCTCAGAGCTAGCTTCCCTTTGCAGTTCCTCTGCGGAACTTTCTCTAAGAGCCAGCATTTTGAAAGGAACCACCCTGTTGCCTTACCTAGAATCTGGATCCAAGTTCGAGCAAATGCTCCAGGAGATGCTCCACAGGGAGGTTAAGAAGTACGAGGACATTGACCGAAACGGAGATGGCCCTGATAGCAAAGTGTCTCCCGATCAGAGGGACGAGACGCCAACTCGTCAAACGGGGGTTCTCGGGGTCCCTTGCCGATGGTGCTCACAAGTTTTCCCCAACGTGGTGGTTCTCCTACAACACGAACGTTACCACTGTAAGATGAACCGAGAAAACATGGATGCAACTGAAGGTCTTCATAACAAAGACCACCACTTTCCACCTTTATTCCTACCCAGATCGGAGATGGCTAAACATAACAATGTTACCAACGGTGCCTCTGGAAACGAATCCCCAGTACGCAAGTGGCTTTCTGTACCTCAGCAACTTCTAGTCGGACTACGTTCACCTCACGAAAACTTGGACTCTTCCAACCAGGAGAATGGCAGTCCTAGCCAAACTCCAGAATTGTCATCTCCTCACACTAGAAGAAGACTCCCATCCTTAGGTTCTACTCTCGGTTTAGATCTCAGTGGACCTCCAACGGAACGTTCCACACCTCCGAATCGTTCTCAAAATGAGCCTTTGGACCTTTCTGTACGCAAACAATTCCCAGACCAAAGAAATGGCGTCTCCGCCAAAAGAGAAAAGATGGAAGAGCGGAACAAACGGCCAAATCGGCAAAGTCCCAACCCATTTTCTGACCAATCTTTACATCCTCACCCCATCTACCGAGCACACGGTACTTCCATGTTTCCGGGCTCTTTATATAATGGATTCCCTTTCTTCAGCCAGTCTGCTTTGGGCTTTTCGGGACATGACGGCATTGGACATCTTTCTTTTAACCAGTCACCTATAAGTCCGGGATTTCTATCACCCCTGGCTTATATGGTGGAGGCGGAGTCGGAGGCGACGTTGAAGAAACTTCACCAGGAGAGACAAGCACTCATG GGTGAGGTCTTGAACCGGGGAGCCCTAGACTACCTCTCAATGATGGACGAAACCTTGGAGGGCGAAGGCGTACTTGGACGCAAAAGACTGAAGAAGACAGAAGAAGGTCTTTACGCTTGTGACATCTGTGAAAAAACCTTCCAGAAAAGCAGCTCATTGCTCCGACACAAATACGAACACACAG GCAAACGTCCTTACGAATGCAAAGTAtgcaacaaggcattcaagCATAAACACCACCTGATCGAGCATAGCCGCCTCCATTCGGGAGAAAAACCCTACCAATGTGACAAGTGTGGCAAACGCTTCTCGCACTCTGGCTCGTATTCGCAACACATGAACCACCGTTACGCTTACTGTAGCAAGGACCAAGACCAAGACCAAGACCAGGACCACAATGACCTACACAGGGAAACCATTACCCTGTCCGCCGAGGACACTCAAACCCCAAAGTCCTTCCTCAGTGACGCCAGTCTGGACGGCGCATCCGAAGCTCCTAAAGAGGACGAAGAAGACCCGGATAAAAGACCCCGGGGAGAACCGGTAAGCCAAGAAACGCCATTAGATGGCGCCGAGGTCTGGGACCACCGCCCTCAGGTTAAGAACGAAGACCTGGAAAAATGTGAACTGAGCCTGGATATAACTGATCTACCCCAGATACAAAGTTGA
- the arhgap9 gene encoding rho GTPase-activating protein 15, with the protein MLSGTWRRSAGDQQQPAAATPTAANARGVTLCGVPSGTVVLEAQYDYNYRGADGRQVCIREGERFVLLKKTNSDWWQVRRIGAASKTKPLYVPATYVTEVPVAPMPSPQRLIISASLNSNLRILPRVALTPSPTEVRYHDQHQASKPIYRSMENLNSSSALRGHLSVPRDVSAVQTVSCNNARVVPMITRSQSQNNLTDNVVENPYDEVGGGFSSRVNHRVPKKSCSQWDMLGSSGKKNHLQVPTESYLSQLSWQDSPLYRQPQVVDRRLSQTEPPYPTPGQKPLQVMDLWEQYLDPASLRSYYVNSITKERSWKPPRRARGGSAGNKQVIPTELKAVPRETSHLTLPLQTATSNGTMPRHSPDFLFGSHQRKADNSWRMKQSMQRAASSDTICTTALDSTRSPCRGSTAPLHDIKQNLSHSQSMILPENGKLCRDCPCNVTNIVVEPPSPESSPDGDGNTPELEKAGLLNKTKIAEGGRKLRKNWSPSWVVLVGNSLVFFKDPKSQTPSSWKPGNSCPESSVDLRGAKVHWANELSSKKNVFKLRTVTGNEFLLQSETDSLIKEWYHTIQNVIDRLDRENPLDNVLLYSLRRAGSVEMLDHSGDEDDRRMSLPRSASNLENTEKKRVKTRLKKLIMKRPPLQALQEKGLIKDQVFGCRLEMLCEREKSTVPRFVRLCAETVEKRGLETDGIYRVSGNLAVIQKLRYLVNHERAVTTDGRYMFPADLVQEEKLNLDESEWEDIHVITGALKLFFRELPEPLVPYGFFADVVDTVKMADYSEKAERLKNVVHSMPQPNHDTLQFICRHLKRVLDHSDSNRMTTQNIGIVFGPTLLRPECDNGNMAVNMVFQNQAVELILNEYDNIFARRSAS; encoded by the exons ATGCTGTCCGGGACGTGGCGACGCTCGGCGGGGGACCAGCAGCAGCCCGCCGCCGCCACACCGACGGCGGCCAACGCTCGCGGAGTGACGTTGTGTGGCGTTCCAAGTGGCACGGTGGTTCTTGAGGCCCAGTATGATTATAACTACCGTGGTGCTGATGGAAGGCAGGTCTGCATTCGGGAAGGAGAGCGTTTCGTGCTTCTTAAGAAGACCAATTCTGATTGGTGGCAG GTGCGGAGGATAGGGGCCGCAAGTAAAACCAAGCCACTGTACGTGCCTGCCACATATGTCACCGAAGTTCCCGTGGCGCCCATGCCCTCGCCCCAGCGCCTCATCATCTCAGCTTCGCTTAATTCTAACCTTCGCATCTTGCCTCGGGTGGCGCTAACTCCGAGTCCTACGGAAGTTCGGTACCACGATCAGCATCAAG CGAGTAAACCCATTTACCGATCCATGGAGAACCTTAACTCCAGCAGTGCCTTAAGAG GCCACCTTTCGGTCCCGAGGGACGTCTCGGCAGTCCAAACGGTGTCCTGTAATAATGCGAGGGTGGTCCCCATGATTACTCGAAGCCAGAGCCAGAACAACCTGACGGATAACGTGGTGGAGAACCCTTATGATGAAGTGGGCGGAGGTTTCAGCAGTCGTGTCAATCATAGGGTCCCCAAGAAGTCTTGCAGTCAGTGGGATATGTTGGGGTCTTCGGGGAAGAAAAATCATTTGCAG GTCCCAACAGAGTCCTATCTATCCCAGCTATCCTGGCAAGATTCGCCCCTCTACCGTCAACCACAGGTAGTGGACAGACGTCTTTCTCAAACGGAGCCCCCCTACCCGACCCCCGGCCAAAAGCCCCTTCAGGTCATGGATTTGTGGGAGCAGTATTTGGACCCGGCTTCTCTACGAAGCTATTATGTCAATAGCATAACTAAGGAGAGATCTTGGAAGCCTCCCAGGAGAGCCCGCGGAGGTTCCGCTGGAAACAAGCAG GTCATCCCGACGGAACTCAAAGCAGTACCGCGAGAAACGAGCCATCTGACATTGCCGCTTCAAACTGCAACGAGTAACGGGACGATGCCCAGG CACTCACCCGATTTCCTATTTGGAAGCCACCAAAGGAAAGCAGACAACAGTTGGCGGATGAAACAG AGCATGCAGCGTGCCGCCTCCTCCGACACCATTTGCACCACGGCACTCGACAGCACCCGTTCGCCATGTCGCGGCTCTACGGCACCCCTGCATGACATCAAGCAAAACCTCTCACATTCACAGTCCATGATTCTACCCGAAAATGGCAAG CTCTGTCGTGACTGCCCATGTAACGTGACCAACATCGTGGTTGAACCTCCATCTCCCGAGAGTTCTCCAGACGGCGATGGCAACACTCCG GAGTTGGAGAAAGCTGGACTTTTGAACAAAACCAAAATTGCAGAAGGAGGTCGGAAACTCAG aAAAAACTGGAGTCCATCTTGGGTGGTGTTGGTTGGAAACAGCTTGGTTTTCTTCAAAGATCCCAAATCACAGACGCCATCTAGTTGG AAACCAGGAAACAGTTGCCCCGAAAGCAGTGTTGACCTAAGAGGAGCTAAAGTGCACTGGGCCAATGAGCTGTCTAGCAAGAAGAATGTCTTCAAG CTGAGAACTGTGACTGGAAACGAATTCCTCCTCCAGTCAGAGACAGATTCGCTGATCAAGGAATGGTACCACACGATCCAGAACGTCATTGATAGGCTG GACCGAGAAAACCCACTAGACAATGTCTTACTCTATTCCTTGAGGAGGGCGGGCAGCGTGGAAATGCTGGACCACAGTGGCGACGAGGACGACAGAAGAATGTCTC TCCCTCGCTCGGCGTCCAATCTGGAGAATACGGAGAAGAAGAGGGTGAAAACACGGCTGAAGAAACTCATCATGAAGAGACCGCCACTGCAAGCCCTCCAGGAGAAAGGGCTCATTAAAG ATCAGGTGTTCGGCTGTCGTCTAGAGATGCTGTGCGAGCGGGAGAAGAGCACGGTACCTCGCTTTGTCAGACTTTGTGCCGAAACAGTGGAAAAGAgag GACTGGAAACTGATGGCATCTACAGGGTTTCCGGGAACCTGGCGGTCATTCAGAAACTACGCTACCTGGTAAACCACG AGCGGGCGGTGACCACTGATGGCCGTTACATGTTCCCAGCAGATTTAGTGCAAG AGGAAAAGCTCAACTTAGACGAGAGCGAATGGGAGGACATCCACGTTATCACGGGAGCTCTCAAACTCTTCTTCCGCGAGCTTCCGGAGCCGCTGGTGCCCTACGGCTTCTTCGCCGACGTGGTGGATACCGTCA aaATGGCGGACTACTCGGAGAAAGCGGAGCGTCTGAAAAACGTAGTCCACAGCATGCCGCAGCCCAACCACGACACGTTGCAGTTCATCTGCCGACATCTCAAACG CGTTTTAGATCACTCCGACAGCAACCGCATGACAACACAAAACATCGGTATCGTCTTCGGTCCGACTCTACTCCGTCCCGAGTGTGACAACGGCAACATGGCGGTCAACATGGTCTTCCAAAACCAGGCGGTGGAACTCATCCTCAACGAATATGACAACATCTTTGCCAGAAGATCCGCCTCTTG A